The DNA window AGATGATTGATATAGATAAGAAACGCTAAAAGTCCATACGACAAACCATAGGAATCATAACCAGAAGTTTTGCTTTGACAGATTCTGATAACTACAAGATGACAGTGTTGTCAATGCGATACCTGACAAGACACGTGTGACTACATGTGCTCCACCATTACCCAGGTTTTGGACCTAAACTGACAAGTTTGGTGGCAAATGTGATTTATATTAAGAGAGGAAACGCAGCAGGTTTCTGCACCAGAGGCTGAATGCTGAGAACTAAGGGTCGTTTAATAGGTGGAGACAGCATTTAATATACGGGGAATTTTGGGGTTTATGCTGATGACAAGATGATTAAGGGCTGATTATAACGAGAGCTGGAGGGAACTTGTTTGAATCTTAAAAAGCCCCCTCTTCCCCTCCCCCCTTCATCAATAAAACCTTGTGCGATGGTAGAATTCCATACTTGAATGGGGAGCGGTAGTTTATGCTTTGCTTTCAAATCATTACTAGAGGCAAGCCAGTGGtagtgtatatattttttattctctttataTTCCAATCTTCTTTTAGCTGGTTCCCAAGGATTACAGAGGGATTTCAGTTTAAGGCCAATTATGTTATTGTCAGTCTCAAAGCCAAATATAACCAAAGTTCCATCTGGAGCTGCCTAACAAGGAACAAAAATTCCATCTGAAAGTTGTTTTTATCTTATAGGTGCTTTAGtctcccaaaaataaaataaataaggatgcaaaataattcacaaaaaatatacatgggtcacatcagaaaaaaaaactcaaatggaGCAATCACTTCTCATATCCTCCAGAAAAGGCTATAGAATTCCTTACCCAAAATTGCTGAACATTTTTGGGGATAACTTCATCCTTGACACCTTCAACTTCTGGCAAGGTCAAAACATATGGATTATGCAGAACGAGCTTCTTCAGTTTGTCGACATCAGCACTGAAACAACAAATGCCAAAATAGCATGCATGAAATCTCTCAATCGAAGAGTGACGAGCATAAAGACTTCATTTTATCAATATGAACTTCGATTgggtaaaaaaagatgaaaggaaGAAAGTTTCAAGACTTGCTAAAGTATAAATTGAAGGTACCAAACAAAACATAAGTAAAAGGAGGGAGGGAGAGTGCCATAATCAACACACCTTGACGTTGCAGACATAAGAAGGCATTGACAACGTCTTGGGACAAGAGCAGTAAGAGCTTTGAGATCTTCTTCATAGCCAAATGACAACAAGAGATCTGCctgaaaataaatagatattaatGAATCATTCAAGGAAACATACAGCAGAtgtcttttttaagaaattgataACTTAGTATCTGAAGTTCCATCCATAAGAAGGTAGAAGAAACCGTAGAAATCTAAATTGCACACACATAGCACATGTACTCGATCAATATCAATAGACATAACACTGtcattttcatcaaaatccCATTATTTTAACAAATGCAATCTAGTTGAATTCAGACAATCTATTATCATCAGAAATCCCAACTTCCATCTATCATGAATGAATTACAAGGATAAGCATCATCACAAACACCAAGTTCTCACCTCATCAAGAACAAGAATTTCAAGTGAGTCATTAATAGATTCCGATTTTAGTACTCCAACTGACAAGGACTTGGCTACACAAGAAGGAGTAGACACCAAAATATCGGGCGGCCCAGCCAACGCGTTCCGCTGCAAGCAAGCAAGCTAGCAGTCAACCAATTATGCTGaatatcactaaaaattaaacatgtaacTTTTTAATTAACCAACCAAATCAGAAGCAGGCATGTTGCTAGTCAGCTGAACAACTTTCAATTGAGCTTTACAGGAATCAATCAGCGACGAAACCTCCTTATAAACCTGTTGACATAACTCTCCACTTGGCACCAGAATAAATGCTGAAGGTGAAAGCTTTTTTCGATTCGAATCAGCCGTACTGAGAAGCTTCTGAAGCAAAGGAAGCAAGTAAGCTAATGTCTTCCCTGACCCTGTTTTCGCTCGTGCAACCACGTCTTTCCCTTGCTAATGATattcaaaacaattaattacaaaaatgaatgaataaataaataaataaaagttaaaaagaaaaagaaactgacAAGTATTAGAGGAATAGCGGCTCGCTGAATTGGAGTGGGCTCTGCAATGctaatttctttcttgtttaggGCACGAATTAGCCTAGGGTCTAACCCTAACTCTTCAAAGCTCTGTGCTtcgtcgtcttcttcttctactacaTCCGGTTCCTCGTTTAATTGTATTTCTTGTTTGTGTTcgctctctttttcctttttctctttagTTTTATCGGCCTTCACCATTTTTAGGTTTACGCAGAAAGATGGAGGGAGGGAATATTAGGGTTTttgaggaggaagaagaggagaaggGTTTTAAACTTGTGGGTCgggttttatttaattgaactAAGACCCGTTTTAATAAACATCAAAACTGACCCTTTTTTAAGGGTCCAATTTCATTCCAatatagtttgtttgttttttcggtttgacttgttatttaaattatgttttttttaaattaaattattttttatgtgattttttgtgatgattttggtgttttgattttaaaaataaaaataaaattattttaatatattttcaattaaaaataatattgtaaagatataatgtatttaattactaaatataaatatatatgaaacaagtcgtatttattttaaaaaaacaaatatagttatTACTTGAGGTTTATTTGGGGTAAGTCCAATCATAGTTTGAGTAGGGTAAATTGAGttagtattatattttttaaaaaataaaatcaaaacaatattatttaaaaaaaatttaaaaaaaatattaggtttttaCTGTATTTAACCTGAGTTGTGAATTAACATAAGTTTTtaaacatattatattatatcaaatatattttttattattttttaaacccgGACCAAGCATAACCATAAAATGACTGTTcctaaatcaatttatttggCTGGTTTAATAACTAAGTATAAGTTGCAAGAGTATACAAACCTGCAGTcaaagatttttattaaaaaaaaaaaccccgacATTCTAACCGGGTAGGGATTGTAACGATGGGCCCACATCCAATCTAAACTGTCCTTCTGGGAGGCCCAGCccacatattttctttttcattcttatAGTGAAACGACATAGCACGAGAAACAATTAGAAACGATGGAAGCGCGCAATACAAAACGACGACGGATGGTTGTTATCCAGTAGTAGCAGTAGCAGTAGCAGTAGCAGTTGAAAGAGAAggtggaagaagaagaggaggaggaggaggaggaggaggagaggaaACATTGAAAGAAGAAAGCTCGGCTTCAAAAAAAGAATGGAGCTAGTAGCTTTAAACCTCTCTACAAAAATTCCAAGACAGAAACCAACCTTCCTCTCTACAACAACAAAGACTCTTCTCTTTCGCAATTATCATTACCAGTTACGAAGAAGAGCAAGTAATCATTTTCGATTTCAAGCCAGGAATAAACAGCAGCAACAACTCTTGATTAGTCAAATAGATTCGGAAAGTGAGCTGGAATTCGACAGCGATGAAGATGAAGACGAGATGTCGTCTGGTTTGTTATCATTAAGCGTGAAACCAGACAGGAACACGGCTTTGCTTGATGATTACGAGATTGAAGAACTTGCCTTTCATGATTCCTCCAATTCTAATCATCGTAGCGGTCAGTCAGTtactgaatttcttttttattattattaaaataaaacaaaatttgggTAAAAGGATGGAAGGATTGTGGTGATGTAGGGTACGTGGCAGTGGTAGGGAAACCGAATGTAGGAAAGAGCACGCTTTCGAATCAAATGATAGGACAAAAGTTGTCGATTGTTACTGATAAACCTCAGACTACTAGACATCGCATTCTTGGTATTTGTTCCGCTCCAGATTACCAGGtttcctatttttctttttctttttctttttttgagtgTCTGTGTTTTGTATCGTGTTATTTGGTTGTGTAATGTTGAATAATTGCGGAACCATTGTCAGAAAATTGAAACCCAGAATTCCCAAAGCTGTTTAAGTTAATTTCCTTTTACAGAGGGGGACATTAGAGTAGAAAGTTGTGATTTTTAGAttgtaaatatgattttattcttcGCTGTGTCTTACTTTGCTCTACAATTATTGCCTATtggatttgtttgtttgttgtgtttaaCACGATATAATGACAATTTTGCCAGCAGGATAAGTAAAATCATCTTTCATGAATTGATGTTGAGTGTTGAGCAATTTTTCCTAGGGTAATCTAGTTATTGTAGAGTGTTGCGTTGGTTAATGCCTTTTAGCTTGTGCATGTTGTAATGAGAAGCTTGCGTTCCTCCTTGTTGGAAGACGTGGTGAATGGTCTTTAGATATGTAGGAAAACGATTTGTAAGAAAACCAGAaccattgaaagaaaatttgaaatcTCTAGGCTAAGCAATTGAATGACTGAGTTATTTTAGATATGAGCtaatcatatttttcttataaattgtAAGAAATATTGTAATGATGCTTTTTTCACTGTTTACGTTACCGCTTTAGacataaagaaaaattgatgataCTTAAATACATGATTGCTTAGTTGCTCAATGCGGATCACCTGACTGAAAGGTTTGCTTGTAGATGATACTTTATGATACACCAGGTGTTATCGAGAAGAAAATGCACAAGTTGGATTCTATGATGATGAAGAATGTTAGGAGTGCTGCCATCAATGCTGACTGCGTGCTAGTTATTGTTGATGCTTGCAGAGCACCTGAAAAGGTATGCTAATTGTTTGTGCAATTATTTGCAGTTCTTTCTTTCAACTTTTCTTCTAAATTCCATTTCTTGATTAGATTGATGAAATGCTGGAAGAAGGTGTGGGAAACCTCAAAGACAATGTGCCCACTTTACTTGTATTGAACAAGAAAGACTTGATCAAACCTGGTGAAATTGCAAAGAAACTTGAGGTTAGATCTTTTTGATTGATACTTATTTTGGCATGATAAGTTGTCttcattatttatgtttgataattgtcttttctttctttccttttggtttATGTCTTTTGATCATTATTACCCCAATAATAAGATGATTTGCCAAGTAATGTAATTAAGAGATAACGGGTAGATCAAACTTGTCCTCGAGGTGTCACCTCTTCTTCTACATCTGTGATTGCACTTACCTACATTTAGGTTCTTCTGACATTGATAAAATATCCTGTCCATTAACACAAGAAAATCAGAAGTTAAATGTATGGTCAGTCGGTGCATTGGCTGTAAATatgaatcaaaagttaaatctTACATGTATTTTGGTGGTTGATTTCATATGATTGTAATGATTTGTGCTAAATGCAATAGTGGTTATGATAGCAAATTGTCAGTGTCATGTTGGATGTTCTATGGTCTTGTCTTGCCAGAGAATATCTACTGTCCTAAAAAGTggtattttatgttttctatgCTTCTTTAAATAACTGATCCGATCCCTAAAGATTTCACTTTTTTGCAGTGGTATGAGAAATTTACAGGTGTTGATGAGGTCATACCTGTGAGTGCCAAATTTGGTCAAGGAGTGGAAGATATCAAGGAATGGATACTTTCAAAACTTCCCATGGGGCCAGCTTATTATCCAAAGGTACACTGAATTGAActacatgtttctttttttccccttttttctccgagaaaatgtttttttctgaGTAAACGTATACGTAGTCTCTGGAGGTAGTTAGTGGTCTACTGTGGGTACTCCACCTTAAGTTAATCATTTGAACTTAACGACATGAGCGAAACAGTATATTATCTGGAGCGCCTGGTCCACTAgtggttaattaattataaaatatgagaaagagAACCACGAAACTTAACTTCCATTTTTGCTATGCATTACACCTTAAAGAAGCCAGCAGTAAGGAACTCCGTCGAACTTCCATTATTTGAGTCTTCTCTTCCATCATTTGAGTCTTCTCACTGGTGCCACTGACATGGTAAGACATTGCCTTGTTTATTCTTGTCTTATCTGTTTGTGATCGCAAATGATATAAGCAATAGTGCCATCTGTGGTTGGCTTTGGATCCTTTTCCTTATTTTCCTATTATGTTTTCACACATTAGGCTGTTTGTGCTTTGACATTCTCAGGACATTGTTAGTGAGCACCCAGAAAGATTCTTTGTAGCTGAAATTGTTAGAGAAAAGATCTTTATGCAATTCCGCAATGAGGTTCCTTATGCATGTCAGGTAAACAATGGTGTCCCAAGGTTGGCTTATAGCTTCTGCTCCTCAACCCACCAAAACCAGCTTTAGTTGATGAATAACAACGAAGGTTGGTTTCTCTGTGTACCCTGTAGGTCAATGTGGTCGGCTATAAAGCTAGGCCAACAGCCAAAGATTTTATTCAAGTGGAGATTGTTGTGGAGAAGAACACACAGAAGATCATTATCATTGGAAAAGTAAGTTGGCCTTTTAGTTATGGAATGGATCATGAAATGGCAAGCTGTTCAAGTGCATGTATGACTTGGTATATTAATGAGATCTCAAGAAGCTATTGCTTGACTGATTTAAACCTTGATGACTGTTTTAGATTGTACTGGATATCAGAGATGCAATCCAAAGATTAAGTGTGTGTGCCTGTAAACACGCATGTGCATAACATTTTGtgtagttctttttttttttttggtctcaaTTCAAGTGCACTAACCACTGCAGGAAGGGAAGGCTTTGAAATTACTTGCCACAGCTGCTCGGCTGGACATTGAGGATTTCCTTCAGAAGAAAGTATATCTTGAGGTAAAGAGTTACTCAGTAACAACTTCATAATCATCAGTCATACATCGTTACTTGGCCACTCTGTTTTGTTGATTGTTTAGTTTACCTTGACATGTTTCTGAATCAGACATgttgtaaaaataaacattgacACTGTTCCCTTCCCTCCAAATATGAGGGTAAATACAGAAAAACCAAATACTAATTTCCAATGTGAGTACATACCTGAAAGCTAACACTGTGTATCCACGTAAATGTTCTTATTCCATATTGCATTTTCAAACTttagttttaagatttttatcttataatttaCCTAATGCATGACTCATTTTTTAAACAGATAGAAGTGAAAGTAAAAGAGAATTGGCGGCAAGATGAAGGGCTTTTGAAGTACTATGGCTATGGAGGGCAAATTAGCGCATTATAGCATGAAGTTTTTATCAATTTGTCTGCATTCAACCGGTGCAAGTGAAGCTGCCACACCACTGTAAAATTGTTACATAGAGTTCATTTCAATTTTCCATTTGCTTTGATCTTTTCCAGTTAATAGAAGCCTTGTCGATCCTCTCTGTAGTTAGGACAGCTATTGTTGTAACTTGTAACCTTCGCTGGAAAATTTTGTCCGTCCATGGGCGTTGCTCTGCCCCATTCTCTCTGCGTGAGCGAAAAACACCAGCCATATCTTCTTGTTGTTGCTAGTCAAGTTTGAGACAGTGGCTTAAAAGTGGGCATGGCTATAGATCTTGGGCCAAATGGTTTGACCTCATGGGCGACTCCCTTTAGAATTGAAGCATCCAATCTACGAAAAAGGGTGTAGGTCTTTCCCCTCTAGGGTTAGAAAATACTAGGTTTTTTAGgttgaatcattttttaaactataaaaagtCAAAGTCAAAATTTGATGCATACCACCCgaaatatttaaatgataataaattggttgatgtatttttttttaaaaaaattgagaatagattgaattaatttacGTCAATTAtggttaatttataaaatctgtAATTCAGGGTATAAGATTATAATGAAACCCTTAGACCtaaattaaatgttgttttgcttttaagaatattttagttaaataatttaattgtgtAACAAAGTTATAAGAAGAAGGTAATAGTCAtgattaattcaaaaatatctaaTCCACAGTAATTAAAGAGGAGGGTGAGTGTGAGAttttttgaaggataaaatagtaaatttattgtttcaatCCATAACAATTGACATAGACGAATCTTTTAAACATAGATTTTTAAATTCACAACTTTCaactaacaactttttttagttattattgatattaattaaaataccaaattttccCTTAAGACAAAATGTTTATAacgagaaaataataataatatgagatTATCAAAGCCCTTAAAGTCAAgctttaaaacttttttttttattttaagggcaataaaataattgcattgttttttggaaagtgaaatttttttttaaaaaaaaaaagctagactTAAATTAAgtgttgttttgcttttaaagatattttagtaatttacTTATGCAACAAAGTTATAAAAAGATAGTAGTAAcctcaatcaattaaaaaatgtctAATTCACAATAATTGAAGGAGGGTAtatgtgaaattttttaaatgacaaaacagtaaatttattgtttcaatCCAAAGTAATTGGCCTAGACGAAACTTCTAAACAtgaattaatcttttaaattcacAATCCGTGAAATCATAAATTTGGGTTCAATTAAGaagctcaattatcaatcaatttaatgttataagatgaaataaaaaaaaagtttcaatttaaaaaatttaaaaatagaaataaaaaaaatgagtatcaaatatgaaaggaaaaaaaaacgaaggatggtgaaattgaaaaaaaaacaaattaaaaaactatctcaaataaaaaaaaacaacaataaaaggaATAtacatcaaatttgatagacaaaaaaaattaaaagaggatcaaattgagaaaaaaagtctcattttgaaaaattagttaaaaa is part of the Populus trichocarpa isolate Nisqually-1 chromosome 7, P.trichocarpa_v4.1, whole genome shotgun sequence genome and encodes:
- the LOC7480137 gene encoding GTPase ERA-like, chloroplastic — its product is MELVALNLSTKIPRQKPTFLSTTTKTLLFRNYHYQLRRRASNHFRFQARNKQQQQLLISQIDSESELEFDSDEDEDEMSSGLLSLSVKPDRNTALLDDYEIEELAFHDSSNSNHRSGYVAVVGKPNVGKSTLSNQMIGQKLSIVTDKPQTTRHRILGICSAPDYQMILYDTPGVIEKKMHKLDSMMMKNVRSAAINADCVLVIVDACRAPEKIDEMLEEGVGNLKDNVPTLLVLNKKDLIKPGEIAKKLEWYEKFTGVDEVIPVSAKFGQGVEDIKEWILSKLPMGPAYYPKDIVSEHPERFFVAEIVREKIFMQFRNEVPYACQVNVVGYKARPTAKDFIQVEIVVEKNTQKIIIIGKEGKALKLLATAARLDIEDFLQKKVYLEIEVKVKENWRQDEGLLKYYGYGGQISAL